From the Paraflavitalea soli genome, the window GGGGTACACCGGGTACGGGGCAAACGCCCTGGGCTTCCTACAAGCAAGGGTTGGAAGCCATCGATTATGCCGGGGTAGTAACCATCGAAAGTTTTACGCCGGATAACAAGGAACTGGCGGGCGCGGTATGCTTCTGGCATCCTATGGCGGAAAGCCAGGATGGATTTGCCACGGAAGGGTTAAGGTTCCTGAAAAGCTGGGCGAGGGAATAAAGTCGGGAAGACGGAAAGTCCGTAAGTCCGGAAGAAAAACGGCAACGTTTCTAATGTGTTACTACAGACTTTCGGACCAAGTGATGCAAGCTTCGATCTGATTACGAAAACAAAAAAAAATATTACTGATATGGCTGGAAAGAAGATCAATGTCGCTATTGTAGGACTAGGGTTTGGCGCGGAGTTCATTCCCATTTATCAACGTCATCCGCATGCAAACATGTCTGCCATCTGTCAGCGCAATGCTGCCAAACTAAACGAAGTGGGCGACGCTTTTGGCGTGGAAAAGCGGTATACGGATTATGATGAACTGCTAAAGGACCCCGCCATTGATGCGGTGCATATCAATACACCGATTCCGGACCATGCAGCCCAATCGATCAAGGCCTTAAAGGCGGGCAAGCATGTGGCCTGTACGGTACCCATGGCCACCACGGTGGAGGAGTGCCGGCAAATTGTAGAACTGGTAAAAGCCACGGGCCTCACCTATATGATGATGGAAACGGTGGTATATGCCCGTGAGTTTCTGTTTATGAAGGAACTATATGACAAAGGCGAACTGGGCAAGATCCAATTCCTGAAAGCCAGTCACCAGCAGGATATGGATGGATGGCCCAATTACTGGCCGGGATTGCCGCCCATGCATTATGCCACACATTGTGTAGGGCCTGTGCTGGCCCTCACGCGTGGAGAAGCGGAGTATGTATCCTGCTTTGGATCGGGCGCCATCCGGGAGGAATTGCAGGCTTATTACAACTCGCCTTTTGCAGTGGAGAGTACGCATATCAAATTCCGGAATGCTGACCTCAGTGCGCATATCTATCGCTCCTTGTTTGATACGGCCCGTCAATACCGGGAAAGTTTTGAAGTGTACGGTTCCCAAAAATCTGTAGAGTGGCCTTTGATCGAAGGCAGGCCGCTGGTTGTACATACGGCCAAAAGGCCGGAGCCGGAGATACCGGAAGAAGTACAATCGCCGGATTATGCACACCTGCTGCCGGAGCCTATACAGCGTTTTACAACGGGGGGCGTGTATGATGAGGATGATCACCAGCACCTCTCTTTTACGCAAGGGGCAGGGCATGGCGGATCACACCCGCACCTGGTGCATGAATTTGTAAGCGCCCTGGTGGATAAGCGATCGCCTTATCCCAATGCTGTACAGTCGGCCAATATTACCTGTGTAGGGATATTGGCGCATGAATCGGCCATGCAGGGAGGCAAGCAGGTATACCTGCCTGATTTCACCTTTGAGCAGTAATTGTAGATAAAGTATATGCCAGTGCCCTTGTTCCTGTTTGTCCAGGGAACAGGGGCTTTTTCATGGATGCAGGCTAGGGTAGTATATATTTGATCAACAGTTCAAAAGCCTGTTTGGCTACCCGGGCGCCATAATTGCCCTGGGTAAAGACGACCACCAGGTCCAGGTCTTCGATGATCATGATGTATTGCCCGCCATTACCTGATGCCAAAATCACTTCTTCCTGTTTGTTATTTGATTTGATCCTGATGTTCTCCCGGTACCAGTAATAGCCATAAAAGGTTGGCTGAGGGATGGCCAGCGTAGTTTTGCTGATCCCCACATAGGAAAAGTCTGGAATGGGTATCGTAGCCTGCGTTGATTCCTGTATCCATTTGGATGAAATGATCCTGTTCCCTTTCCATACCCCTTTGTTGTTGACCAGCTGGCCTATTTTCAACATGTCGAGCGGACGTATATAAAATGAACCTGCCGTCATAGCATGACCAGCCGGATCAATTGTCCAGCGGTAGTGGGTGATACCGAGCGGATCGAACAGGTACTTTTTGGCAAAATCCATGGTCGACATGCCGGTAGCTTTACTGATGATCCCGCTGATGATCATGGGCGCGCTGGATGAATAGGCCCATACTGTGCCGGGTTGATCTTTCATGGGTAGTTCGAGCGAGAATTTTACCCAGTCTTTGGTAGTGGCCATCTCGTTCTCACAATCTTTGGTACCATCGAATTCTTCACAATCAAAGCCGGCCTTCATTTCAAGCAGGTCTTTGATGGTCATGGCTTTTTTCCGGGCATCTTTCCCCAAGGTCTGGGCATACTCAGGAAAGAAGGAGAGTACCGGCTGGTGTACATCCTTAATAAATCCCTTATCAATAGCGATGCCTGCCAACAGGCTGGTAATAGATTTAAAAGCGGAACGGGTATCGTGCAGGGAATCCCTGTTGTAGCCATTGAAATAATGTTCATACAGCAGACTATCGCCCCGGGCGATCAATACGCTATGGACACCTGGCCAGGTCTTGTTCTCAATTTGATTGGTCATCTCATCCAGCCTGGTAGATTGTTTTGCCTGCCTTACCTGGCACTGTGTACCTATACTGACAGATAGGATCAATAACAGCACCGTATTCAATTTTTTCATAACGGGAAAGAAGGGTTTAAGAAGCGGTAAAATACTCTTTTCTGTTGTTTGGTAAACAGCAGGTGTTACAAGATGCTGTTAAAAATGTAACTGATCCAGCCAGAATGGAGAAAACTGCCCCTGTTCCGGTGTTGAAATTTGCATGACCTTTACCTTCCTCAAATGAAAGTTATGGAACAGATCTATATTATTGGTGCCGGTGCAGTGGGAAAGGTATTGGCAGTAACACTGGCACTCAACAACAGAAAGGTAGTATTGCTGCGAGGCAGTGTTGACAACCAGGGAAGCTATATAGAAAACATTCAGGTGACAACTGCGCAGCACGGGGTAATGGAGGCTAACATTGAAGTGAGCAGCTTAAGTAATGTCCCTGTATTGAATGGACTGGTGGTGCTGACCAATAAATCCTTTGGCAACGCCGGACTGGCGCAGGCATTAAAAGGTAAGACTGGCGATTCACCCATCGTACTTTTACAGAATGGCCTGGGTGTAGAACAGGTATTTATAGATCATAGTTTCCCGCAGGTATACCGTTGTGTATTGTTTATGACCAGCCAGGTAATGGCAGAAAATAAGATCAGCTTCAAACCGGTAGCGGTTTCCCCGATAGGCCTCATAAAAGGCGGAGACAATCAGCTCAACAATATAGTAGCACAACTCAACTGCCCGCAGTTTGGCTTCCGGACGGAAAGCAATATTCAACCCATCATCTGGAAAAAGGCCATTGCCAACAGTGTGTTCAATTCCATCTGTCCTTTACTGGATATTGACAATGGTATCTTTTGCCGTGATGAAGGGGTAATGGCTATGGCCAGCAGGGTGATCAAAGAATGTGTAGGTATTGCCCAGGCTAAGGGCGTGGCCATCACAGAAGCGGAAGTAACAGAAACGGTATTAATGATCAGCCGGCTGTCTGACGGGCAACTGATCTCTACGCTGCAGGATATTAACCACAAACGCCCTACGGAGATAGAAACACTGAACTTTGCTATGGTGGATATAGCGCAATCCCTACAACTGGGATATACTGTAACAGAAACTAAGTTATTGGGCGAGCTGACTAAATGGAAATCTGATCTGCACCGGTTGTAGTACGGATTAACGGCGCATAGAAAGGTTTTCATGCACCCATTTAACTTCTTCTTCCGGTGTCACCATATCGGCTTTGCTGCTGATCCTGCTAAAAGTGTTGGAAGGATGGTCATAGGGTTGGCTATCGTCGAAATAGGGACCTACTACACCCAATATCCATCCATCTTCGGCTGCCCAGTGGGGTGGATTGACGCGGTATCTGAACACCTCGTAATGTACGAAGTTGTTTTGTCCGTCAAAATCAATAGTTACCCTTTTCAGGTGCTCTAGTTCATCCGGACAGGCATCCAATTCTGTGGGATACTCCAGCCAGTTGACCAGGTTGCTGGCAGCCGCTTTTTCAATAGTATAGAACTCCCGGGGAAAGAGATCGGTCATGTTGTGATCGTTCAACAACAGAAAAGTAGTTTCCCTTGTTTGCAGGTTTTTGGCATATTCATACACCTCATCTGCTGTAAGCGCTTGCCCGCTTTCCAGTTTGTCATACAGGGGTTGTACTCTTTCAAACCTTTGCTGATACAATTTCCGGCGTCCATTTTTAAGAACGATGATCCGGTAAATAAAAAAGCCGGCAATAGCGGCCACGATGGCAAGAATGGTCCAGAGTAAAGGGCTCATAAGTGTTGTTTAAGTGAAGGGGCCTGCATGCGGCGCAGGCCCCTTCAAATTACTTATTTTACTGTTAGCTCCCAAGGTGATATTTTACTACATAGCCTGGCCTTATCGTTTGGCCAGGATCTCGTTATGTGCATACATAGCAATCGTTTGCGCCTTTCTATTACTATTCTGTTAACGGATCGAGTTTCCAGTATTTACCATTGTCGTCCTGCGCAAAGAGGGTATGCCGGCCACCATAGGCAATGGCGTGGAAGAATGTTTTGGGCCTGGTGTGGATATAACCTTTGGTGATCACTGCATTGTCTTTGAGCAGGGCTACCTGTATCAGTTGGTCCTCATCCGTATCAGGATTATTGAGGCACACAAATTCCTGCATATTGGCAGCAAAGACAGGCACCCCGATGAGGGTATCACATTTGCCGGTCAGCTGGTTTACCAGGTAGTAGCGTTCGTTGTGCAATTCAGTCTTTTTGACCAGGGCCAGTTTGGTGCTGCGCACATCTCCCAGGTAGCTGTATTCGCCCATGTCGGTATCGGTATTGATATCATTAAAGACCTTATACTGTTGATTGGGCATTGGAATGAGCAAGCGGCCGGCTTGTTTTCTTACCTGGTTATTGAATACCAGGAAGGGGGTGCGTACCACGCTGTCATATTGCGCTTTTTTAATGGCAATGTATTGGCAGGAAATGCTTTTTTGGGCAGTTACCTGCATGGCAAGTACCAATGCCATGGCAAGGATGGTGAAGGACTTCATAATTTAGGGGTGTTGGGGATAAACGGGTTCCAGGATAATCAAACCCGCTCGTAAATTTATAACCAAAATTGCTATTATGCAAGTAGCCCCTAAGATCTTCCGCTTATTATTATTTATTCATCTATGTTGTTGCTTCTTATTGTTATTGAATGGTCCTTTGTACGCGCAGAAAGGAATAGAAGAAAAAATAGATAAGATCATTTTGAAAGCGATGACGGAAGAGGAATTCCCTGGCATGGCCGTAGCCGTTATCCAGGACAATAAGGTCCTTTTTAAGAAGACCTATGGCCTGCGCGCCCGGAGCGGCAAGGAAAAGGTGGATGAGCAAACCATTTTCAGTATTGGTTCGGTATCCAAAGCTTTTACAGCAGTAGGACTGATGCAACTGGTACAGGAAGGAAAAATAGCGTTGGAAGATCCTGTTAAGAAACACCTGAAGCAATTACCGGAAGCATGGGGCAATATCACGGTTCAACAATTTATGACGCACACCAGCGGCATACCGGATGTAAAGGGAGAAAAGGATGGATCTTCCTTTGAAGCAACGGTAAAAAAAGCCGGTAAACTACCCATGGCTTTTGCTGCGGGCAAGAAACAGCAATACAATAACTTCAACTATGCCATCCTGGGCAAACTCATGGAAGCGGTCACGGGTAAAAGCTATCTTGACTATATGACGCAATCCATATTCGCACCCCTGCAAATGAACCGTACGGGTGTGAAGCCGCGTGCATCGAATGTTGCCATGGGGCACCTGGAAAAGAAAGGTCAATGGAAAGAAGTGGTCTCTCATTTCGAGCCGGGCGATTATGGTCTGCCTTCTGGTGGCTTACAGACCACATTGAGCGATTTCATCAAATTAAGCCAGGGGATCAATGGGAATACTTTGTTGCGCCCCAAAAATACCAATGCCATGTGGGTACCGTATTCCACTAAATTGTCCAATACACCCGGCTGGCATTCCCGGATGGCTGGCGCGGCAATTGTTGTCCATAAAGGAGGCGGGGGTACAGGCATTGGCAGTGTGTGTGATTATAAGATCGTGCCATCACAAAAACTGTATGTTATCGTGATGACCAATAAGGCGGGTAATAAACTTTCACCAGCGGCCATTACGGATGATATTTTGTTCAAGTGTTTCCATATTCCTCCGGATACGAAGGGGCCTGATGCAGGGGAAGGCAATGAGCATTAGGAAGGCGACCCACTCTTTAAAGCCCGACATACCACTTGTGACGATCGTCACAGGCAAACTCCCTGCGCCCTACTGACCTTTGTGTTGTAATTGATCTGTACAAAATAAAAACTCAAGCACATGAACAACGCAGCAAAGACAACGGTACTGGCATTTATTGATGCCCTGAACAAGGAAGATTTCAAAGCAGCCAAAGCACAGGTAAACGATGACCTGACCTTTATCGGTGTGATGGGCACCCGCAATGGGGCGGCTGCTTATTTTGCGGATATGGAGAAAATGAAACTGAAGTACGAGGTGAAAGAGGCCATTGCAGAAGGGGATACGGTGTGCCTGCAGTACGATATCAATATGGGCGGCGGGAATACTATTTTCGCCATTGGCTGGTACAGCCTGGTGCAGGGAAAGATCAGCACGTTCAAGGTGGTATTTGATCCCCGTCCTTTGCTGGAGAAAGCAGGCAGGTAATGCTGGAGAGTAAAGAAACTGGTCCATTTTTCCGAACTTAGTAGTTCATTCAACCCGGATCAATGGCAGGCAATACGGACGAACAATACCCAAGGATATTCCTTTACCGGCGACTGGTACAGGCCAAGCTGTTCATTGATGCACACTATGCAGAAAAGATCGACCTCAACAACATAGCGGATGAAGTCTATTCTTCGAAGTTTCATTTCATCAGGCAGTTCAAAAGCATTTACCACAAGACACCGCACCAATACCTGATCGCGGTAAGAATGGAGAAAGCCAGGGAGTTGCTCAAAGCGGGCAGGTCTGTATCAGACGTGTGTTATGCGGTAGGCTTTGAAAGCCTGGGATCATTCAGCGCGCTGTTCAAACGCCTGCACCGGATAACGCCGTTGGAATACCTCAAACAGCAGCAGGCGATCAAAGTGCAAATACAGGAATCCCCTTTAAGTTTTATCCCCGCCTGTTTTGCCCGTAAGAGCGGCTGGCTGTAAAAACAGCAATTTTAGAGAAATGGATTGCTGCCTGCCGGCTTTTCTTTGTGGCAAAAGGAAACCATGAAAACAGTATTTGACAAAGCCACCCGGGATTCACTCATCAGCAGGATCCGCCAGGTGAATGAGAATAGCCCACGCCAATGGGGTAAAATGACGGTGTACCAGATGGTGAAACAT encodes:
- a CDS encoding Gfo/Idh/MocA family protein produces the protein MAGKKINVAIVGLGFGAEFIPIYQRHPHANMSAICQRNAAKLNEVGDAFGVEKRYTDYDELLKDPAIDAVHINTPIPDHAAQSIKALKAGKHVACTVPMATTVEECRQIVELVKATGLTYMMMETVVYAREFLFMKELYDKGELGKIQFLKASHQQDMDGWPNYWPGLPPMHYATHCVGPVLALTRGEAEYVSCFGSGAIREELQAYYNSPFAVESTHIKFRNADLSAHIYRSLFDTARQYRESFEVYGSQKSVEWPLIEGRPLVVHTAKRPEPEIPEEVQSPDYAHLLPEPIQRFTTGGVYDEDDHQHLSFTQGAGHGGSHPHLVHEFVSALVDKRSPYPNAVQSANITCVGILAHESAMQGGKQVYLPDFTFEQ
- a CDS encoding serine hydrolase domain-containing protein, which translates into the protein MKKLNTVLLLILSVSIGTQCQVRQAKQSTRLDEMTNQIENKTWPGVHSVLIARGDSLLYEHYFNGYNRDSLHDTRSAFKSITSLLAGIAIDKGFIKDVHQPVLSFFPEYAQTLGKDARKKAMTIKDLLEMKAGFDCEEFDGTKDCENEMATTKDWVKFSLELPMKDQPGTVWAYSSSAPMIISGIISKATGMSTMDFAKKYLFDPLGITHYRWTIDPAGHAMTAGSFYIRPLDMLKIGQLVNNKGVWKGNRIISSKWIQESTQATIPIPDFSYVGISKTTLAIPQPTFYGYYWYRENIRIKSNNKQEEVILASGNGGQYIMIIEDLDLVVVFTQGNYGARVAKQAFELLIKYILP
- a CDS encoding ketopantoate reductase family protein, whose translation is MEQIYIIGAGAVGKVLAVTLALNNRKVVLLRGSVDNQGSYIENIQVTTAQHGVMEANIEVSSLSNVPVLNGLVVLTNKSFGNAGLAQALKGKTGDSPIVLLQNGLGVEQVFIDHSFPQVYRCVLFMTSQVMAENKISFKPVAVSPIGLIKGGDNQLNNIVAQLNCPQFGFRTESNIQPIIWKKAIANSVFNSICPLLDIDNGIFCRDEGVMAMASRVIKECVGIAQAKGVAITEAEVTETVLMISRLSDGQLISTLQDINHKRPTEIETLNFAMVDIAQSLQLGYTVTETKLLGELTKWKSDLHRL
- a CDS encoding serine hydrolase domain-containing protein gives rise to the protein MQVAPKIFRLLLFIHLCCCFLLLLNGPLYAQKGIEEKIDKIILKAMTEEEFPGMAVAVIQDNKVLFKKTYGLRARSGKEKVDEQTIFSIGSVSKAFTAVGLMQLVQEGKIALEDPVKKHLKQLPEAWGNITVQQFMTHTSGIPDVKGEKDGSSFEATVKKAGKLPMAFAAGKKQQYNNFNYAILGKLMEAVTGKSYLDYMTQSIFAPLQMNRTGVKPRASNVAMGHLEKKGQWKEVVSHFEPGDYGLPSGGLQTTLSDFIKLSQGINGNTLLRPKNTNAMWVPYSTKLSNTPGWHSRMAGAAIVVHKGGGGTGIGSVCDYKIVPSQKLYVIVMTNKAGNKLSPAAITDDILFKCFHIPPDTKGPDAGEGNEH
- a CDS encoding nuclear transport factor 2 family protein: MNNAAKTTVLAFIDALNKEDFKAAKAQVNDDLTFIGVMGTRNGAAAYFADMEKMKLKYEVKEAIAEGDTVCLQYDINMGGGNTIFAIGWYSLVQGKISTFKVVFDPRPLLEKAGR
- a CDS encoding helix-turn-helix domain-containing protein, with product MAGNTDEQYPRIFLYRRLVQAKLFIDAHYAEKIDLNNIADEVYSSKFHFIRQFKSIYHKTPHQYLIAVRMEKARELLKAGRSVSDVCYAVGFESLGSFSALFKRLHRITPLEYLKQQQAIKVQIQESPLSFIPACFARKSGWL